Within the Hevea brasiliensis isolate MT/VB/25A 57/8 chromosome 2, ASM3005281v1, whole genome shotgun sequence genome, the region ACTTCAAAAAGGCCAAAACCTTACTGTCTATGCATGAACACACAGGAAATAGCTTATTCCTAAAGCATTAAAAAAAGTATTTTTTgttttcagatttttttttttttattacaaaaaatCTGCCTATCTAATAAGTCTACTTTTTCCCTCCCCttgttttttgattttttttaataatttcagtGATTCAGCTGAAAAGGTTTCACTGTAAAGCAATTATTGAGAACAAAAAAGTAAACAATGGTTAGTGAAAGCTGCGTGCTTTATTCACCTACTATTATACTTTTCCAAGCTCTTTTAGGTTCCAAAAGAAATCTAACACTTTCACATTTTTTTATAAGAGAAGGCTTCACATTTCGTGCCTTTGGGAAAATAACTATTTATATCATGAGAGAGGAGAGCACAAATGACATAAATCTTTCCCCCTCTTTATCCATTCTTTTCTTCCCCTCCAACCAGAATGGCCAATAACAATGCAACAACGCTATAACCGACATTGGTAGTAGAGACCACAAACCCATTAGCTTCCATCAATCATCCGTAGCAAAAATTGTTATGAGATGAAGGATTACATTAATCACATGCTTTAAAACTTCTGCTTTCTGCTTACTTGTCTAACCCCACTATGAATATGGAAAGGATTGAAGGTGCATTATAATGGGAATGCAAATGCTGAATAATCCTCACATTTGTCCTTTCATATTTTGGATTCGACAAAGGACTGAACTGTTGATGGGATGGGTTTCTTTTGCGTTATGGGTGATTGGGTCAGGGAATACTGATTTGATAGTTAGGTCCGTTTATGGACCAACGGATACTCTCTGGGCCAGGCAGATGCAAAAAGCTTAAAACACAAAGGATACCACCCGTTTAGCCTTGGGTTCTTGATTGTTGGCTTGGGCCTATTGTTTCTTGGGTTTAATTGGCAGAGGCTTTTTAGCTAGGCCTTTTTTTGTAATTGTCCATAGACTTGTTTATTATTGAAGTCTAcctttcgaaaaaaaaaaaaaaaaaaaaacccatggcaatccaaataaataaataaataaaaggaataaAAAGTATAAAAGCCCTAATTGTGATTCTGATACTAGGGTTTCTGGGATCAAGCTAAAGGAAGCGCGAGAGGCAGCAAATATACTCAGTCCGCCACCATGGGTCGCATGCACAGTCGAGGGTGTGTTttgtatttgattaatttttCCAAACAATATCAAGATTATTTGTAAGTGTGGAAAAAGTTTATTTGATTTCTGTGTTGTTTGCTTTCCAGTAAGGGTATTTCAGCATCTGCTTTGCCTTATAAGAGAACCCCTCCAAGTTGGCTCAAAATTTCTCCTCAGGATGTGAGCACCCTTGACCCTAATAAATTTTAACCCATTATTTGATTTTTCCTTTTCTGAGCATTTTATTCTATACTGATTTGAATTCAATTGTGCTTTCTTTTTGTTTCCCCTAATTTCAAACTGTAACGCTTGTATGCTGTTGTTCACTGTTAGTTGTATTCTATTGTTTTGTTCTGAAGGttggtttttattttatttatttatttattttatcgtgTTGAATTTCTTATTATTTTAGGTCGAGGATAACATCTGCAAGTTCGCAAAGAAAGGCTTGACACCATCTCAAATTGGTGTCATCCTTCGTGACTCTCATGGGATTGCTCAAGTGAAGAGTGTTACTGGGAGCAAGATTTTACGGATATTAAAGGCGCATGGTAGACGTTTATTGATGCTGTTTCTATTTTATTAATTCAAATTTTTTATCATTTGTATCTAATTTGCCTATTATACTTTGCTAGGACTTGCTCCTGAAATACCTGAAGATTTGTACCACCTCATCAAGAAAGCTGTTGCAATTAGGAAACATCTGGAGAGGAACAGAAAGGATAAAGATTCCAAATTTAGGTTGATTTTGGTTGAGAGCAGGATCCATCGCCTAGCTCGTTATTACAAGAAGACTAAGAAGCTTCCACCAGTGTGGAAATAGTGAGTATATGCCCTTCTGCCTGaacttttaattgataatttcagCGTGGATAAGATCATACTGGTTTTGGTTATTCTGTGTCTAGTAGAAAGATTGTAATTTACTAGTGTAATCATTGCAATATAATCTTTTACAATGTGTTGCATCATGCATCTTAATTGAAAAATAGTTCAGAATGTTGCGTTTGATAAAAGTTGGCAAAGGCT harbors:
- the LOC131177676 gene encoding 40S ribosomal protein S13-like translates to MGRMHSRGKGISASALPYKRTPPSWLKISPQDVEDNICKFAKKGLTPSQIGVILRDSHGIAQVKSVTGSKILRILKAHGLAPEIPEDLYHLIKKAVAIRKHLERNRKDKDSKFRLILVESRIHRLARYYKKTKKLPPVWKYESTTASTLVA